The following are from one region of the Salvia splendens isolate huo1 chromosome 2, SspV2, whole genome shotgun sequence genome:
- the LOC121771908 gene encoding pectinesterase-like, with translation MHQEIIGDMCDATGMGKDCKKGNITEAKKVIEKEFDVAVEELKIAIKNTTLYKELEKDYMTKEALGVCERVLNDAIEEIRSSLERVSQYEAGQVDNVLDEVKIWLSAAITYKDTCFDAFAKTEGESGAKVREMLKTSGEMMSKGFAMVIDFKNTYESVKKDLGNLVNSIKAPRQLLVGESIPDFIKGHARKLVENPKIALNPNVVVAQDGSGQFKTITEAVQSVPPKNKTPYVILVKEGLYNEYVEIPKKVDEVILIGEGPLKTRITGNKCFSNGVQTYDSATLIVNGRGFIAKDIGIENTAGPSGHQAVAVRASGDLGIFFNVHMDGYQDTLYSHVHRQLFRECRISGTVDFIFGNAISVFQKCELVVRKPNPNQACMVTAQGRNEKNLTGIIIIQGCNFTAEQDYLDAQPPFKSYLGRPWKVLARTVIMNSNIEAFISPDGWSPWEGTIGLDTLFYVEYNNTGPGSDLSKRVTWPGIKQFANDEEAKPWTPLVHFVDDGWILDSGVPFAPEFFKLD, from the exons ATGCATCAAGAAATAATAGGCGATATGTGCGATGCGACAGGCATGGGCAAGGACTGCAAGAAGGGAAACATTACAGAGGCTAAGAAGGTTATAGAAAAGGAGTTTGACGTGGCGGTGGAGGAGCTGAAGATCGCCATAAAAAACACAACATTGTACAAGGAATTGGAGAAGGACTACATGACAAAGGAGGCACTGGGCGTGTGCGAGCGCGTGCTTAATGACGCCATCGAAGAAATCCGTTCGTCGTTGGAGAGAGTCAGCCAGTATGAGGCCGGCCAAGTGGATAATGTCCTCGATGAGGTCAAGATATGGTTGAGTGCTGCCATTACATACAAAGACACCTGCTTTGATGCATTTGCAAAGACAGAAG GCGAGTCTGGGGCAAAGGTGAGGGAAATGCTGAAAACCAGCGGTGAGATGATGAGTAAGGGTTTTGCGATGGTGATCGATTTCAAAAACACATACGAATCCGTGAAGAAAGATTTGGGGAATTTGGTGAACAGCATCAAGGCCCCGAGGCAGCTCCTAGTCGGTGAAAGCATTCCTGATTTCATCAAAGGCCATGCGAGGAAGCTGGTTGAAAACCCTAAGATTGCGTTGAATCCGAACGTGGTGGTGGCGCAAGACGGCAGCGGCCAGTTCAAGACCATCACTGAGGCTGTTCAATCCGTACCTCCGAAAAATAAAACCCCATATGTCATTTTAGTAAAGGAAGGTTTATACAATGAGTATGTTGAGATTCCCAAAAAGGTGGATGAAGTCATTTTGATCGGAGAGGGGCCGTTGAAAACCAGAATTACCGGTAACAAGTGTTTCAGCAATGGTGTTCAGACCTATGACTCCGCAACTCTAA TCGTGAACGGACGAGGCTTCATCGCCAAGGACATCGGGATCGAGAACACAGCGGGCCCTAGCGGCCACCAGGCAGTGGCGGTGCGAGCCTCGGGTGACTTGGGCATCTTCTTCAACGTGCACATGGACGGGTACCAGGACACCCTCTATTCCCACGTCCATCGCCAGTTGTTCAGGGAGTGTCGGATAAGCGGCACTGTTGACTTCATCTTCGGAAACGCCATCTCCGTGTTCCAGAAGTGTGAGCTTGTGGTGCGGAAGCCTAACCCCAACCAGGCCTGCATGGTCACCGCCCAGGGCCGCAACGAGAAGAACCTCACCGGGATTATTATCATCCAAGGCTGCAACTTCACTGCAGAGCAGGACTACCTCGATGCTCAGCCTCCCTTCAAGTCTTACCTCGGGCGCCCGTGGAAGGTCCTAGCCCGAACGGTCATCATGAACAGCAACATTGAGGCCTTCATATCGCCTGATGGCTGGTCTCCTTGGGAGGGGACCATCGGCTTGGATACCCTCTTCTACGTCGAGTATAATAACACTGGGCCCGGCTCCGATCTCTCCAAACGGGTTACCTGGCCCGGTATAAAGCAGTTTGCCAATGACGAGGAAGCCAAACCATGGACTCCCCTTGTACATTTTGTTGATGATGGATGGATCCTAGACAGTGGAGTACCTTTCGCTCCCGAATTCTTCAAACTTGATTAG